From Cucumis melo cultivar AY chromosome 1, USDA_Cmelo_AY_1.0, whole genome shotgun sequence, a single genomic window includes:
- the LOC103500511 gene encoding phytochrome C: protein MSSTSANKTVCSKTSFDRSKHGAHVVAQTPIDAKLHVDFEGSERFFDYSASVDFNAACSTSNIHASTVQSYLQNIQRGSLVQPFGCMIAVDGENLSVLAYSENAPEMLDLAPHAVPNIEQQEALTFGTDVRTLFRSPGAAALQKAADFKEVNLLNPILVHCRTSGKPFYAILHRVDVGLIIDLEPVNPADVPVTAAGALKSYKLAAKAISKLQSLPSGNISLLCEVLVKEVSDLTGYDRVMVYKFHDDEHGEVVAECCLSDLEPYFGLHYPATDIPQASRFLFLKNKVRMICDCLAPPVKVLQDRRLAQPLSLCGSALRAPHGCHARYMMNMGSIASLVMSITINENDSESENDQEKDRKLWGLVVCHHTSPRFVPFPLRYACEFLIQVFGIQINKEVELQAQLKEKHILRIQTVLCDMLLRDAPVGIVTQSPNIMDLVKCDGAALYFRKKFWLLGVTPTEAQIRNIADWLLKDHNGSTGLSTDSLIEAGFYGASALGDEVCGMAAVRITSKDFLFWFRSHMAKEIRWGGAKHDPSDEDDGRKMHPRSSFKAFLEVVKRRSQPWEDVEMDAIHSLQLILRGSLQDEIEEECKVITTVPPVDEKSQQLDELRVITNEMVRLIETAAVPILAVDVFGKINGWNSKATELTGLAIQEAMGMPLVDCLVNDSVKVVRKMLSMAIQGIEEKNVEIKLKTFGTAVQNGPVILDVNSCCSRDLNNNVVGISFIGQDVTKQKLVMNQYTQIQGDYTGIMRNPSALIPPIFMADGEGRCLEWNDAMEKLSGFRRVEMTNRMLLGEVFTLENFGCRVKDHTLTKLRILLHRVISGQDTEKFLFRFCDREGNYIESLLTASKRTDAEGTITGVFFFLHVASPELQYALEMQRISEQATAENLHKLAYLRQEIRKPLDGITFMQNLISSSDLSIEQKQLIKLNTLSREQLHKIVHDTDIQSIEECYMETNCIEFNLGDVLDVVTNQAMILSQEREVKIICESPADVSSLHLYGDNLRLQQVLSEFLTNTLLFTCKELSVIFKATPRKERIGKGIHIVHLELRITHPTPGIPAHLIQEMFDDNNDSSKEGLGLYISQKLVKIMNGTVQYLREAETSSFIILIEFPLVEHVAG, encoded by the exons ATGTCTTCAACGTCAGCAAATAAGACTGTGTGTTCTAAGACCAGCTTTGACCGATCGAAACATGGGGCTCATGTGGTTGCACAGACCCCAATTGATGCAAAGCTTCATGTAGACTTTGAAGGTTCCGAAAGGTTTTTTGATTACTCTGCATCCGTTGATTTCAATGCCGCTTGTTCCACTAGCAATATTCATGCTTCCACTGTACAGTCATACCTTCAAAACATTCAGAGAGGAAGTCTAGTTCAACCATTTGGTTGTATGATTGCTGTGGACGGGGAAAACTTGTCTGTTCTTGCATATAGTGAAAATGCCCCCGAAATGTTGGACTTGGCCCCACACGCTGTGCCTAACATCGAGCAGCAAGAAGCTTTAACTTTTGGAACAGATGTACGGACTCTTTTTCGTTCACCCGGAGCTGCAGCTTTGCAGAAAGCAGCTGACTTTAAGGAAGTTAATCTTCTCAATCCTATTCTAGTCCATTGTAGAACTTCTGGTAAACCATTTTATGCAATTTTGCATCGAGTTGACGTGGGATTAATTATAGATCTGGAACCGGTGAACCCAGCTGATGTGCCAGTGACTGCAGCTGGGGCATTGAAATCTTATAAGCTAGCAGCTAAAGCCATCTCAAAATTGCAGTCCTTGCCAAGTGGGAATATATCTCTTTTGTGTGAGGTATTGGTTAAGGAGGTTAGCGATTTGACAGGTTATGATCGAGTAATGGTGTATAAATTCCATGATGATGAACATGGAGAAGTTGTAGCTGAGTGCTGTCTATCAGACTTAGAACCATATTTTGGCTTGCACTACCCAGCTACTGATATACCTCAAGCTTCAAGGTTCCTGTTTCTGAAGAATAAAGTTAGAATGATATGTGATTGTTTGGCGCCTCCAGTTAAAGTGCTTCAAGACAGGAGATTAGCTCAGCCATTAAGTTTATGTGGGTCTGCATTGAGAGCTCCTCATGGTTGTCATGCTCGATATATGATGAATATGGGTTCTATTGCATCTCTTGTGATGTCTATTACGATCAATGAGAATGATAGTGAATCGGAAAATGATCAAGAAAAGGATAGAAAGTTGTGGGGTTTAGTAGTTTGCCATCACACTAGCCCTAGGTTTGTTCCATTTCCTTTGCGATATGCTTGTGAATTCTTGATTCAAGTATTTGGTATACAGATTAACAAAGAGGTGGAGTTGCAAGCTCAGTTGAAGGAAAAACACATCTTGCGAATTCAAACAGTTCTTTGTGATATGCTGCTAAGAGATGCTCCGGTAGGAATTGTTACTCAATCTCCCAATATTATGGATCTTGTTAAGTGTGATGGTGCTGCCTTATATTTCAGAAAGAAATTTTGGTTACTTGGAGTCACCCCCACAGAGGCGCAAATTAGAAATATAGCTGACTGGCTTCTCAAAGACCATAATGGAAGCACAGGTTTAAGTACTGATAGCCTTATTGAAGCTGGTTTCTATGGTGCTTCTGCGCTTGGTGATGAGGTTTGTGGAATGGCTGCTGTTAGGATTACGTCTAAGGACTTCCTTTTCTGGTTTCGTTCACATATGGCTAAAGAAATCAGGTGGGGTGGTGCAAAACATGATCCTAGTGATGAGGATGATGGAAGAAAGATGCATCCAAGATCATCATTCAAGGCTTTCCTGGAAGTGGTGAAGCGGCGTAGTCAACCTTGGGAAGATGTGGAAATGGATGCCATTCATTCACTGCAATTAATATTACGGGGTTCTTTACAGgatgaaattgaagaagaatGCAAGGTGATTACAACTGTCCCACCAGTTGATGAGAAGTCACAACAATTGGATGAATTGCGCGTCATTACAAATGAGATGGTTCGCCTAATTGAAACAGCTGCAGTGCCCATCTTGGCTGTAGATGTCTTTGGCAAGATCAATGGTTGGAACTCCAAAGCCACTGAGCTTACAGGATTGGCTATCCAGGAAGCCATGGGAATGCCCTTAGTTGATTGTCTGGTTAATGATTCTGTTAAGGTGGTAAGGAAAATGCTGTCCATGGCCATTCAAG GTATTGAAGAGAAGAACGttgaaatcaaactcaaaaCATTTGGAACTGCGGTACAAAATGGTCCAGTGATCTTAGACGTTAACTCTTGTTGTAGCCGAGACTTAAACAATAATGTTGTAGGAATTTCTTTTATAGGGCAGGATGTTACGAAGCAAAAACTGGTAATGAACCAATACACCCAAATCCAAGGTGATTACACGGGGATTATGCGAAACCCATCTGCACTTATTCCTCCAATTTTTATGGCCGATGGCGAGGGCCGGTGCTTGGAATGGAATGATGCAATGGAAAAGTTATCTGGTTTTAGAAGGGTAGAGATGACAAATAGAATGCTTCTTGGGGAGGTTTTCACGCTTGAAAACTTTGGATGCCGTGTGAAAGATCACACATTGACCAAGCTTAGGATCCTACTGCATAGAGTAATTTCAGGCCAGGATACAGAGAAATTTTTGTTTCGCTTCTGTGATCGTGAAGGAAACTACATTGAATCATTGCTTACCGCAAGCAAAAGGACTGATGCAGAGGGTACTATCACTggggttttcttcttcttgcacGTGGCTAGTCCAGAACTTCAATATGCTTTGGAGATGCAGCGAATTTCGGAACAAGCTACAGCTGAAAATCTCCATAAATTAGCATATCTGCGTCAAGAAATTCGAAAACCCCTTGATGGGATTACATTTATGCAGAATCTAATAAGTTCATCTGACTTAAGCATAGAGCAAAAACAGTTAATTAAATTGAACACTTTGAGTCGAGAACAATTACACAAGATTGTACATGATACCGATATCCAGAGTATAGAGGAATG TTACATGGAAACGAACTGTATTGAATTCAACCTTGGAGATGTCCTTGACGTTGTAACAAATCAAGCCATGATTTTGAGCCAAGAGCGTGAGGTGAAGATCATTTGTGAATCACCCGCCGACGTGTCATCTTTGCACTTATACGGAGATAACTTGAGGCTACAGCAAGTGCTCTCTGAGTTCTTGACGAACACACTTCTCTTCACTTGCAAAGAATTGTCTGTCATCTTTAAAGCAACTCCAAGGAAGGAGCGCATTGGGAAGGGAATCCACATTGTTCATCTTGAATTGAG GATCACCCATCCCACTCCAGGAATTCCTGCACACTTAATCCAAGAGATGTTTGACGACAACAACGATAGCTCAAAGGAAGGTCTTGGCTTATACATAAGCCAGAAGCTTGTGAAGATTATGAATGGCACTGTACAGTATCTTCGAGAGGCGGAAACCTCGTCATTCATCATCCTCATAGAATTCCCCTTGGTAGAGCATGTTGCTGGATGA
- the LOC103500510 gene encoding alpha-1,6-mannosyl-glycoprotein 2-beta-N-acetylglucosaminyltransferase yields MAINQKPRLKDAALKRFKLVVFVTLLGLLLFMILTETNSSWNFAAWSSDDIDEDPYLGFGHFDSNVELRLPKQSELSIRLEKRNRLPPRNLDLYPKLAKNHIPIVLYVHNRPQYLRVVVDSLAKVIGISETLLVVSHDGYFEEMDKLVQSIRFCQVKQIFAPYSPHLFPNSFPGVSPADCKGKDDPKAVHCRGNPDQYGNHRLPKIVSLKHHWWWMMNTVWDGLKETQGMSGHILFIEEDHFILPNAYRNLQLLVTLKPKKCPECYSVNLAPSDVKSRGEGSNFLVAERMGNIGYAFNRTVWRKIHKQAKEFCFFDEYNWDITMWATVYPSFGKPVYSLRGTWASAVHFGKCGLHQGQGDRDVCIDNGVLNIDVKDIDKVANINSEWRVDVFRDQPGYGAGFRGWGGWGDERDRQLCLNFAHMYHSVPNGPNVSHS; encoded by the coding sequence ATGGCTATTAATCAGAAGCCTCGGCTCAAAGATGCTGCTCTTAAACGTTTTAAATTGGTTGTTTTTGTGACGTTATTGGGGTTATTGCTGTTTATGATTCTTACGGAAACAAATTCGTCTTGGAATTTCGCTGCTTGGTCTTCTGATGATATTGATGAGGATCCATATCTTGGTTTTGGTCATTTTGATTCTAATGTTGAACTCAGGCTGCCCAAACAAAGTGAATTGTCGATTCGTTTAGAAAAGCGAAATCGGTTGCCACCCCGAAACTTAGATCTATATCCAAAACTAGCCAAGAATCATATACCTATTGTACTTTACGTGCACAATCGACCGCAGTATCTCCGAGTGGTAGTTGATAGCCTGGCCAAAGTTATAGGAATAAGTGAAACGTTGCTAGTTGTTAGCCATGATGGGTATTTTGAAGAAATGGACAAGCTTGTCCAGAGCATCAGGTTTTGCCAAGTGAAACAGATTTTTGCTCCTTACTCTCCGCATCTCTTTCCCAACAGCTTTCCCGGAGTCTCGCCTGCAGATTGTAAGGGCAAGGATGATCCTAAGGCAGTACATTGCAGAGGGAATCCCGATCAGTATGGAAACCATCGGTTGCCTAAAATTGTTTCGTTAAAGCACCATTGGTGGTGGATGATGAACACGGTGTGGGATGGATTGAAGGAGACACAGGGGATGTCCGGTCATATTTTGTTTATTGAGGAAGATCATTTTATATTGCCAAATGCATATCGGAATCTGCAGTTACTTGTGACATTGAAGCCTAAAAAATGTCCTGAATGCTATTCTGTGAATCTAGCTCCAAGTGATGTGAAGTCAAGAGGAGAGGGTAGTAATTTTCTTGTTGCAGAGAGGATGGGGAATATCGGTTATGCTTTCAATCGGACTGTTTGGAGGAAGATCCATAAACAAGCAAAGGAGTTCTGTTTTTTCGATGAATACAATTGGGATATAACGATGTGGGCAACTGTTTATCCCTCATTTGGTAAGCCTGTTTATTCATTACGAGGGACTTGGGCAAGTGCAGTTCACTTTGGGAAATGTGGTTTACACCAGGGTCAAGGGGACAGAGATGTTTGTATTGACAATGGTGTGTTAAACATTGACGTTAAAGATATTGACAAAGTTGCCAACATTAATTCCGAATGGCGAGTTGATGTCTTCAGAGATCAGCCTGGCTATGGGGCTGGGTTCCGGGGTTGGGGAGGTTGGGGTGATGAAAGAGACCGTCAGTTGTGTTTAAATTTTGCTCACATGTATCATTCCGTGCCTAATGGCCCAAACGTATCCCATTCCTGA
- the LOC103500509 gene encoding SNF1-related protein kinase regulatory subunit beta-2-like isoform X2, which produces MVMDNAEGRKNEEGPSGVKFQENHDQRMDCADDAAHNSNNTYMFSESRIQISPQSLASRQALISNPQYATVFLSSPGLMLQPQPQSLPQIAAFSENVIHGTRTRVTISWNHGGNQVAIVGSWDNWETRELLHNTGEKFVVIKTLPVGIYHYHFIVDGWLAYAPDLPWFRDDSGNAYNILDLQGHVPELPESMSDFETPPSPPSSYDNQYLNEDDFSRPPPELPPQLQGTILNDPSSSVDGQPLPVTPQRTELNHLYLQSNVQDQFVALGSTLRIQKKYVTMFLFKPLSRPR; this is translated from the exons ATGG TGATGGACAATGCTGAGGGTAGGAAAAATGAAGAAGGCCCCTCTGGAGTCAAGTTTCAGGAGAATCACGACCAAAGGATGGACTGTGCAGATGATGCAGCACATAACAGTAACAACACGTACATGTTTTCAGAGTCCAGAATTCAGATTTCTCCACAAAGCTTAGCCTCACGACAAGCCCTTATCTCCAATCCTCAG TACGCTACAGTTTTCTTGTCAAGTCCTGGTCTGATGCTACAACCTCAACCTCAATCTTTGCCTCAAATTGCTGCATTCAGTGAAAATGTGATCCATGGGACAAGAACGCGAGTGACTATCTCTTGGAATCATGGCGGCAATCAAGTGGCCATCGTTGGATCATGGGACAACTGGGAGACGAG AGAGCTCCTGCATAACACAGGTGAGAAGTTTGTGGTTATAAAGACTCTGCCCGTCGGTATCTACCACTACCACTTCATAGTTGATGGTTGGTTGGCTTATGCTCCAGATCTACCCTGGTTTCGTGATGATTCAGGGAATGCTTACAATATTTTGGACTTGCAG GGGCATGTTCCTGAATTGCCTGAAAGCATGTCCGACTTTGAAACTCCTCCATCCCCACCGTCGAGTTATGACAATCAATACTTGAACGAAGATGATTTCAGTAGACCTCCACCAGAACTTCCTCCACAACTGCAAGGAACCATTTTAAATGATCCATCTTCTTCAGTTGATGGTCAACCGTTGCCCGTTACACCTCAAAGAACAGAATTAAATCATCTCTATCTTCAGAGCAATGTCCAAGATCAATTTGTAGCACTTGGCTCTACTCTCAGGATTCAGAAAAAGTATGTTACAATGTTTCTATTCAAGCCGTTATCAAGACCTAGGTGA
- the LOC103500509 gene encoding SNF1-related protein kinase regulatory subunit beta-2-like isoform X4, with translation MDNAEGRKNEEGPSGVKFQENHDQRMDCADDAAHNSNNTYMFSESRIQISPQSLASRQALISNPQYATVFLSSPGLMLQPQPQSLPQIAAFSENVIHGTRTRVTISWNHGGNQVAIVGSWDNWETRELLHNTGEKFVVIKTLPVGIYHYHFIVDGWLAYAPDLPWFRDDSGNAYNILDLQGHVPELPESMSDFETPPSPPSSYDNQYLNEDDFSRPPPELPPQLQGTILNDPSSSVDGQPLPVTPQRTELNHLYLQSNVQDQFVALGSTLRIQKKYVTMFLFKPLSRPR, from the exons ATGGACAATGCTGAGGGTAGGAAAAATGAAGAAGGCCCCTCTGGAGTCAAGTTTCAGGAGAATCACGACCAAAGGATGGACTGTGCAGATGATGCAGCACATAACAGTAACAACACGTACATGTTTTCAGAGTCCAGAATTCAGATTTCTCCACAAAGCTTAGCCTCACGACAAGCCCTTATCTCCAATCCTCAG TACGCTACAGTTTTCTTGTCAAGTCCTGGTCTGATGCTACAACCTCAACCTCAATCTTTGCCTCAAATTGCTGCATTCAGTGAAAATGTGATCCATGGGACAAGAACGCGAGTGACTATCTCTTGGAATCATGGCGGCAATCAAGTGGCCATCGTTGGATCATGGGACAACTGGGAGACGAG AGAGCTCCTGCATAACACAGGTGAGAAGTTTGTGGTTATAAAGACTCTGCCCGTCGGTATCTACCACTACCACTTCATAGTTGATGGTTGGTTGGCTTATGCTCCAGATCTACCCTGGTTTCGTGATGATTCAGGGAATGCTTACAATATTTTGGACTTGCAG GGGCATGTTCCTGAATTGCCTGAAAGCATGTCCGACTTTGAAACTCCTCCATCCCCACCGTCGAGTTATGACAATCAATACTTGAACGAAGATGATTTCAGTAGACCTCCACCAGAACTTCCTCCACAACTGCAAGGAACCATTTTAAATGATCCATCTTCTTCAGTTGATGGTCAACCGTTGCCCGTTACACCTCAAAGAACAGAATTAAATCATCTCTATCTTCAGAGCAATGTCCAAGATCAATTTGTAGCACTTGGCTCTACTCTCAGGATTCAGAAAAAGTATGTTACAATGTTTCTATTCAAGCCGTTATCAAGACCTAGGTGA
- the LOC103500509 gene encoding SNF1-related protein kinase regulatory subunit beta-2-like isoform X3 — MMDNAEGRKNEEGPSGVKFQENHDQRMDCADDAAHNSNNTYMFSESRIQISPQSLASRQALISNPQYATVFLSSPGLMLQPQPQSLPQIAAFSENVIHGTRTRVTISWNHGGNQVAIVGSWDNWETRELLHNTGEKFVVIKTLPVGIYHYHFIVDGWLAYAPDLPWFRDDSGNAYNILDLQGHVPELPESMSDFETPPSPPSSYDNQYLNEDDFSRPPPELPPQLQGTILNDPSSSVDGQPLPVTPQRTELNHLYLQSNVQDQFVALGSTLRIQKKYVTMFLFKPLSRPR; from the exons A TGATGGACAATGCTGAGGGTAGGAAAAATGAAGAAGGCCCCTCTGGAGTCAAGTTTCAGGAGAATCACGACCAAAGGATGGACTGTGCAGATGATGCAGCACATAACAGTAACAACACGTACATGTTTTCAGAGTCCAGAATTCAGATTTCTCCACAAAGCTTAGCCTCACGACAAGCCCTTATCTCCAATCCTCAG TACGCTACAGTTTTCTTGTCAAGTCCTGGTCTGATGCTACAACCTCAACCTCAATCTTTGCCTCAAATTGCTGCATTCAGTGAAAATGTGATCCATGGGACAAGAACGCGAGTGACTATCTCTTGGAATCATGGCGGCAATCAAGTGGCCATCGTTGGATCATGGGACAACTGGGAGACGAG AGAGCTCCTGCATAACACAGGTGAGAAGTTTGTGGTTATAAAGACTCTGCCCGTCGGTATCTACCACTACCACTTCATAGTTGATGGTTGGTTGGCTTATGCTCCAGATCTACCCTGGTTTCGTGATGATTCAGGGAATGCTTACAATATTTTGGACTTGCAG GGGCATGTTCCTGAATTGCCTGAAAGCATGTCCGACTTTGAAACTCCTCCATCCCCACCGTCGAGTTATGACAATCAATACTTGAACGAAGATGATTTCAGTAGACCTCCACCAGAACTTCCTCCACAACTGCAAGGAACCATTTTAAATGATCCATCTTCTTCAGTTGATGGTCAACCGTTGCCCGTTACACCTCAAAGAACAGAATTAAATCATCTCTATCTTCAGAGCAATGTCCAAGATCAATTTGTAGCACTTGGCTCTACTCTCAGGATTCAGAAAAAGTATGTTACAATGTTTCTATTCAAGCCGTTATCAAGACCTAGGTGA
- the LOC103500509 gene encoding SNF1-related protein kinase regulatory subunit beta-2-like isoform X1 — MIRRSLNFCLSQVMDNAEGRKNEEGPSGVKFQENHDQRMDCADDAAHNSNNTYMFSESRIQISPQSLASRQALISNPQYATVFLSSPGLMLQPQPQSLPQIAAFSENVIHGTRTRVTISWNHGGNQVAIVGSWDNWETRELLHNTGEKFVVIKTLPVGIYHYHFIVDGWLAYAPDLPWFRDDSGNAYNILDLQGHVPELPESMSDFETPPSPPSSYDNQYLNEDDFSRPPPELPPQLQGTILNDPSSSVDGQPLPVTPQRTELNHLYLQSNVQDQFVALGSTLRIQKKYVTMFLFKPLSRPR, encoded by the exons ATGATCCGGCGTTCTCTCAACTTTTGTCTCTCTCAAG TGATGGACAATGCTGAGGGTAGGAAAAATGAAGAAGGCCCCTCTGGAGTCAAGTTTCAGGAGAATCACGACCAAAGGATGGACTGTGCAGATGATGCAGCACATAACAGTAACAACACGTACATGTTTTCAGAGTCCAGAATTCAGATTTCTCCACAAAGCTTAGCCTCACGACAAGCCCTTATCTCCAATCCTCAG TACGCTACAGTTTTCTTGTCAAGTCCTGGTCTGATGCTACAACCTCAACCTCAATCTTTGCCTCAAATTGCTGCATTCAGTGAAAATGTGATCCATGGGACAAGAACGCGAGTGACTATCTCTTGGAATCATGGCGGCAATCAAGTGGCCATCGTTGGATCATGGGACAACTGGGAGACGAG AGAGCTCCTGCATAACACAGGTGAGAAGTTTGTGGTTATAAAGACTCTGCCCGTCGGTATCTACCACTACCACTTCATAGTTGATGGTTGGTTGGCTTATGCTCCAGATCTACCCTGGTTTCGTGATGATTCAGGGAATGCTTACAATATTTTGGACTTGCAG GGGCATGTTCCTGAATTGCCTGAAAGCATGTCCGACTTTGAAACTCCTCCATCCCCACCGTCGAGTTATGACAATCAATACTTGAACGAAGATGATTTCAGTAGACCTCCACCAGAACTTCCTCCACAACTGCAAGGAACCATTTTAAATGATCCATCTTCTTCAGTTGATGGTCAACCGTTGCCCGTTACACCTCAAAGAACAGAATTAAATCATCTCTATCTTCAGAGCAATGTCCAAGATCAATTTGTAGCACTTGGCTCTACTCTCAGGATTCAGAAAAAGTATGTTACAATGTTTCTATTCAAGCCGTTATCAAGACCTAGGTGA
- the LOC103500508 gene encoding fasciclin-like arabinogalactan protein 2, with product MPRPLPLPALASLALPLFLLLIFSSSSADAHNITRILAKHPEFSTFNHYLTITHLAGEINRRLTITVLALDNSAMSALLDKHFSVGTIKNVLSLHVLVDYYGAKKLHQLSKGTTLSSTLFQATGSATGTSGYVNITNMRGGKVGFGSEDNGGDLNSFYVKSVVEMPYNISILQISKVITSADAEAPTAAPVSLNLTEVLPKQGCKAFSDLLIAAGAIETYQSNVDGGLTMFCPTEDALNAFLPKYKNLTAAHKVSLLLYHGMPIYLSLQMLKSNNGVVNTLATDGGAKYDFVIKTDGEDVMVKTKVVTSTVTATLIDSEPLIVYEVDKVLQPKELFKAVPEEEEEAPAPKSSPKKKKTKAPSPKASDGEEAEDADSPIGSDESDGEPADQTSEKDGALGRNGERSMAVVMMLSLWLGVLLV from the exons ATGCCCCGTCCCCTTCCCCTCCCCGCCCTCGCCTCTCTGGCTCTCCCTCTCTTCCTCCTCCTcatcttctcctcctcctccgccGACGCTCACAACATCACCAGAATCCTCGCCAAACACCCTGAGTTCAGTACCTTCAACCACTACCTCACAATCACCCATCTCGCTGGCGAAATCAACCGCCGTCTTACCATTACTGTCCTCGCCTTAGACAACTCTGCCATGTCCGCTCTCCTCGACAAGCATTTCTCCGTTGGCACTATCAAGAATGTGCTCTCCCTTCATGTTCTTGTTGATTACTACGGCGCTAAAAAGCTTCACCAGCTTTCTAAAGGAACTACCCTCTCTTCTACTCTGTTTCAGGCCACCGGTTCCGCTACTGGAACTTCTGGATATGTTAATATCACTAATATGAGAGGCGGTAAGGTGGGATTTGGATCGGAGGATAACGGCGGCGATCTCAATTCCTTTTATGTTAAATCGGTTGTGGAAATGCCTTACAATATCTCCATCTTGCAGATCAGTAAG GTTATAACATCCGCCGACGCCGAGGCGCCTACGGCGGCGCCGGTTAGTTTGAATCTGACGGAGGTCCTGCCAAAACAAGGTTGCAAAGCCTTCTCTGATCTTTTAATAGCCGCCGGCGCCATTGAAACATATCAATCGAACGTCGACGGTGGACTAACGATGTTTTGTCCTACGGAAGACGCACTCAACGCATTTCTTCCCAAGTACAAGAATCTCACGGCGGCGCATAAAGTATCGTTGCTATTGTACCACGGTATGCCGATTTACTTGTCGCTGCAGATGCTGAAATCGAACAACGGCGTCGTGAACACGTTAGCGACAGACGGCGGCGCCAAGTACGATTTCGTCATCAAGACCGACGGCGAGGACGTCATGGTAAAGACGAAGGTTGTGACGTCGACGGTGACAGCGACGCTGATAGATTCGGAGCCGTTGATAGTGTATGAGGTCGATAAGGTATTACAGCCGAAGGAGCTTTTCAAGGCAGTAccggaggaggaggaggaggctCCAGCGCCGAAATCATCgccgaagaagaagaagacaaaggCACCATCGCCTAAGGCATCGGACGGAGAGGAGGCCGAGGATGCCGACTCGCCGATTGGGTCGGATGAGTCGGACGGGGAGCCGGCGGATCAGACATCAGAAAAGGATGGAGCGTTGGGAAGGAACGGAGAGAGATCAATGGCGGTGGTGATGATGTTGAGTTTGTGGTTGGGTGTTTTGCTCGTATGA